A region from the Flavobacterium enshiense genome encodes:
- a CDS encoding dienelactone hydrolase family protein: protein MKFRFLFVLTFFTLQTAIAQLKTIIGKTDYPFWIQVPEAEKIEKQPVLIFLHGKSLSGTNINRVKRYGVLSAIEKGRNIPAIVLAPQLASGPWNPDKVLQLLEYVQKNYNTDLSRVYVCGMSLGSYGTLHFAGKHADKITAAVAICGGGNVNDACRLATVPLWIQHGDKDYIVRMSESKKIVDAIKKCKPDADVTFTIIPGGNHGNVERFFHQDALYDWLLKQKKAKTESEL from the coding sequence ATGAAATTTCGTTTTTTATTTGTTCTGACATTTTTTACATTACAGACAGCTATTGCGCAGTTGAAAACAATCATAGGAAAAACCGACTATCCGTTTTGGATTCAGGTGCCAGAAGCCGAAAAAATCGAGAAACAACCGGTCCTTATTTTCCTTCACGGGAAAAGCCTTTCCGGAACAAATATTAATCGGGTGAAGCGTTACGGAGTTTTGAGTGCTATAGAAAAAGGACGAAATATTCCGGCCATAGTCTTAGCGCCTCAGTTAGCTTCCGGTCCGTGGAATCCTGACAAGGTACTGCAACTTTTAGAATATGTCCAGAAAAATTACAATACCGATTTATCCCGCGTTTATGTGTGCGGAATGAGTCTTGGCTCATACGGAACTTTGCATTTCGCCGGAAAACATGCCGATAAAATCACCGCTGCCGTAGCTATTTGCGGAGGTGGGAATGTAAACGATGCCTGCAGACTGGCTACTGTTCCACTATGGATTCAGCATGGTGATAAAGATTATATCGTTCGTATGTCGGAATCGAAAAAAATAGTAGATGCTATTAAAAAATGTAAACCCGATGCCGATGTTACCTTCACTATCATCCCTGGCGGGAATCACGGAAATGTGGAACGTTTCTTTCACCAAGATGCTTTGTATGATTGGTTGTTAAAGCAAAAGAAAGCAAAAACCGAAAGCGAATTATAA